The Bacillus sp. Y1 genome includes the window GGACTATTTTAATATGAACGCTGAAAAAGAAGGGGTACGAATATGGAAGCAGAAAAATGGGGAAGACGTATTCGCGCTTTTCGAAAACTAAAGGGTTATACACAAGAAGGGTTTGCTAAGGAAATCGGTGTTTCTGTTTCTGTGTTGGGCGAAATAGAACGAGGAAATCGAATGCCTTCAGATCATTTAGTGGAAACAGCGGCTCAAGCACTGAAAGTTTCTATAAAGGATTTAATGCCACAAGAGGTGGATGAATAAATATATTATTTAAGTTGGAGGGGTAACATGCTTAAAATTGGTGATATTGAAATGAAAAATCAAGTAGTGTTAGCTCCAATGGCCGGAATATGTAATGCTGCTTTCCGTTTAACGGTTAAAGAGTTTGGTGCAGGTCTAGTTTGTGCGGAGATGGTTAGTGATAAAGGAATTATTTTGAAAAACGAAAAAACAATGAATATGCTTTACATCGATGAGAGAGAGAAGCCATTGAGCTTGCAAATCTTTGGCGGTGAGAAAGATACATTAGTCCAAGCTGCTAAGTTCGTTGATGAAAACACTAATGCGGATATTATTGATATTAATATGGGATGTCCGGTTCCGAAAATCACAAAATGTGATGCAGGAGCAAAGTGGCTTTTAGATCCTAATAAAATTTATGAAATGGTTTCTGCGGTTACGGATGTTGTGAAAAAGCCGGTTACAGTAAAAATGCGTATGGGCTGGGATGAAGATCATATTTATGCTGTTAAGAATGCCCAGGCCGTTGAACGAGCTGGCGGTAAGGCGGTTTCTTTACATGGTCGTACTCGTGTCCAAATGTACGAAGGAAAAGCAAACTGGGATATTATACGTGAAGTTAAGCAATCAATCGGCATTCCTTTAATCGGTAATGGGGATGTAATGACTCCTCAAGATGCAAAGCGTATGCTAGAAGAAACCGGCTGTGATGGAGTAATGATCGGTCGTGCAGCTCTAGGGAACCCTTGGATGATCTACCGTACGGTTAAATACCTTGAATCAGGAGAGCTCATGGGTGAGCCAACCGTTCGTGAAAAAATTGATGTGTGCATTCTTCACCTAGATCGTCTGATCGCTCTTAAAGGGGAATATGTAGCTGTCCGTGAAATGCGTAAGCATGCAGCTTGGTATTTAAAAGGCATTAAAGGAAATGCGAAGGTACGTAATGGGATAAATGAGTGTAATACACGTGCGGACCTCGTTACTTTATTAACGGCTTTAGTTGTAGAAGCAGAAGAAAAAGAAGCGATGGTATCTCAAGTAGGTTAAGGTTTGACTTCTAAGCGAACATTCAATATAATACCTTTGATTATGCAAACTGCCAGTTGATGCTGGCAGTTTTTATTTTATTTTACTTTTTTAATGTCTGTTTTTCTCACTTTGTGTAAAATAATATAGTATGCTTATAAGATGGTGTTATTACATAAATTCAAGCAATTGATGTTTGATAGATACAAGAAGGAAAATGGAGTTGATAAAAATGAGTCATGAGGAACTTAATGACCAATTGCAAGTTAGAAGAGAAAAGCTAGCTTCTCTTCAAGAAAAAGGTCTCGATCCATTCGGAAAGAGA containing:
- a CDS encoding helix-turn-helix domain-containing protein produces the protein MEAEKWGRRIRAFRKLKGYTQEGFAKEIGVSVSVLGEIERGNRMPSDHLVETAAQALKVSIKDLMPQEVDE
- the dusB gene encoding tRNA dihydrouridine synthase DusB, giving the protein MLKIGDIEMKNQVVLAPMAGICNAAFRLTVKEFGAGLVCAEMVSDKGIILKNEKTMNMLYIDEREKPLSLQIFGGEKDTLVQAAKFVDENTNADIIDINMGCPVPKITKCDAGAKWLLDPNKIYEMVSAVTDVVKKPVTVKMRMGWDEDHIYAVKNAQAVERAGGKAVSLHGRTRVQMYEGKANWDIIREVKQSIGIPLIGNGDVMTPQDAKRMLEETGCDGVMIGRAALGNPWMIYRTVKYLESGELMGEPTVREKIDVCILHLDRLIALKGEYVAVREMRKHAAWYLKGIKGNAKVRNGINECNTRADLVTLLTALVVEAEEKEAMVSQVG